In Alphaproteobacteria bacterium, a genomic segment contains:
- a CDS encoding sarcosine oxidase subunit delta, with product MMRLVPCPNCGPREQAEFVCLGETTPREIYLRDNTKGPVEELWWHKHGCRHWLKLARNTATNEFAS from the coding sequence ATCATGCGCCTGGTCCCTTGTCCGAATTGCGGCCCGCGCGAACAAGCGGAGTTCGTGTGCCTAGGCGAAACCACGCCCCGCGAGATCTATTTACGCGACAACACGAAGGGGCCGGTGGAGGAACTCTGGTGGCATAAACATGGCTGCCGCCATTGGCTGAAGCTCGCGCGCAACACCGCGACCAACGAGTTCGCGTCATGA